AGACTGAACATCATTTGGTATATTGGTATATATATGATCGATTTGTGTACGATAATCTGTCGTGTACTGGTTAAGAAGTTGAGTATACCCTCTTTGGTTTATTAAACAATTAATTAATGTTTTGCATTGTGAAGAGCATTGATCCATCAAATCAACATTGAAGTCACCCAGTATAACAGTAGGTGTGTTGCAGTCACAAATGACAGTATCAAGGACGTGATTTATAGCGGTTATAAAGCTTTGAAGATTCACTTTGGCTTTTGAACGATATATGCCTATAATATGTAAATTTGGAAAAGGTTGATGTATGATGCAAACAGTGATCTCTACATCATTGAAGTTACATCTGTATGGTTCAGATTTacattttatactgtttttaatATAAACAGCAGTTCCATAAGCAGTTCTCACATTGCTTTGTGGACAAAAATCATTTCTAAAAAGTTTGAAGTTGTCTATTTCATAGATGGCATTGTTGTCAGAGTGGCATAATCGTGTCTCGACAAAGATATTTATATCAGCGGCTTGTACATTGTAATCACATTTAATATCATCCAAATGAAAGCGAAGAGATCTTACATTGTGAAACAACACTTTAATCCTCGAAGGTTGGTCATTGTTGTATAAGCATGGTACACAAGATACTAAAGGTTTTTCTCTCAATCTAGCCATCTCTTCTTTAACCTTCTCACTAatgcagattttttttccatttaaattgAGTATGTGTAATTTTGAACTATTTCTTACTCTACTGAGGGCAACATAATGCATATGTTCTCTGCTGGATGATGGTAAATCAACTACTACTTCATTAAGTGTGTCACCTTGGCAACGGTGGATATTTTTTGCTGCTGCTGGTCGTAAAGGATATTGTCTTCGCAGTACTTGTGACTGGTTTCGCTTAGAAATTTTAAACTGTCTGGTTATTTCTAAAATTGGTGTCCAAGTTTTATGTTCATTATTTGCATATAAATGTGCATATTCTTTACGGTGGCTCTTGCCAATGTTGGTTTGTGGAAAGGACACCCAAATTATACTTGGTCTATTGGAATTAGTAACTCTGTAATCTATTTTTTCTACTATACATTCAGCACCATTTGTCATACCGTCGGTAACATTAACATTTGCAGTTAAATCATATTTCGCTCCTACAGCAATTAATACAACAGTATATAAACCCATAGTTTTACTGGGATCATCAGGAATTTTCTCTTTCATCTTCTTTTTTAGGGCATCAGACATGTCTCCAACAACAATGTCAATGCATTTAATTTGAGCCTTGTCAGTATGTGAAGCTTGATAAATGGTATTGTTGTGATTATTCACTTGTGCATTTGTTGAGAATAGATGGGTCATGTTGATTGGGTAATTTTCCTGACCAGGTCTGATTTTAAGGATTCTTTCTTTTAGCACTTCAATGTCATTTTGGGTATGGTTTCCCTCTCTTAATCTATTTAATACTTCTGCAAATTCCTTGTCATCTTTCTGCCTCATAATTTCAGTGAGCTCGAATAAGGTGAAATATTCATTCCATATATTGGTTGCTAAATCACCATAACCATGATTGGTATTATTAAATATCCAATTATCAAAGACTGGCTTCAACTGAAATAAGTCTCCGGCTGCAATCACACTTAGAGCTCCAAATGGTGTGTTAGTTCCCATTATTTGCTGCAGTCTTAAATTAAGGAAGTTGAACATTCCACTGCCTACCATTGATATTTCGTCAATGAAAATAACTTGTAGCCTTTTCAACTGTGCACTAATAGTATTAAGTCGGTCGGCATCAAGTGTGCAATATTGAAATCCTCTATTGGCAGGTATTTTAAATGCTGAATGAAGTGTGTTTCCCTTGATATTAAATGCAGCTTTGCCAGTAGGTGCAACTTTCAACACTTTAACTTCATCTGGATTTTCACCTGGGACACTATTTAAGTACCTCATGAGTGCTTCATACAGGGCGTTAGTTACAGTACTTTTGCCAACTCCAGCTCCTCCACTTAAAAACAATGCCAGAGGGTCATCTTTGGTTTTGATTGAATGCAAAACATGGTAAAAGAATTCTTTCTGTTTTATGTTCAGTGAACGAACAAGTTGTCTATAATCACTATCGTTCAGACGATTTTGTACCAGTTCCTCTTCATCATTATGCCTTGGTAAAATACCCATGTCATCAAATAGATCATACTGACTGTGTTGTTTGTTGGTACCTGGGTCAAAACATCCAAATAATTCacttggttttgttttggctgcaGCATCTTGTTCATTAATGTGTTGTGTATTAGGAGCTACTGGGTCATCAGAAGTATTGTCATTCTCATTCAAATCCTCAATGGCTTTCTCAAGAATATCAGAGTGGCGGTCATATTGTTCTTTGTTGCTATTAACAATCAATTCTACTTGTTGATATCTCTCTTGGTATGTCTGGCAGTCTTTTATCAAgtctttttgttcatttctccaAGGTGTATAAAGCATAAGTTGTTCTCTGTAATAATTCtcaggttctttttctttgttgaacCTTACAGATCTTATAATCTTTGCTCTTTTCCTTTTGACAAGCTTCATTCCTCCTTTTAACTTGTATTCTGTTGTGTCTTCAATTGCATTGTTTTCAGCAGGTGGGTCATCATCAACATTGTCAGTAAGATTAGTTTCAAGCAAAAAATCATCAGGGGTTTCTGTTGTATTACAACTAGTACTACTGTCATCTGAATGTTTGTCTTTAACACAGTTGAACCATGCTACAAAATTAGCCAGACACAACTCTTCTAACTTACGAGGTCTCCTTTGATACCTTTTAATTATATTATCTGATTCTATGTCTGTTGAGTTGTCAGgcaattctttaattttgtcaagtgttttcaacaaaaaagtTCTTTCGTCTGGATTTGAAGTGTTGATAAATTGGAATTCTCTTGTTGATCTCCTCAAAGGCATCTGCAAAACTAAATAAACTGCTTCTTGAGAACTTATTTCAACTGAATTAAGAAATTTATTTCCAATATGCCTGACTCTATTAACAATATCTTTATTGCCAGCATTTGCCTCTTTTGATGCTGTTTCTAGCAGTTTGCTCATTCCTCTTTGACCCTTTGTTATGTAAGACAGAATGTATACAGCGCAAGCATAGGGGTCTAAAACAAACTGCAAATCCATGTTTGCTCTCCAAGCCTTTAAAAGGTTAGTGTTGTAATTGTTTATTCTGATTTCTGAGGGAGATCTTTTAAGTAGCAATGTAGGACGCTTCAAGGAGTACCTAATGGTCTCTATATATTGACTTTCTGTTAATTCCACTTTTTCCAGAAATGCCTCAAATGTTATATCTTCACCATATTTCATCTCATCAAGAAGACTTTTTATCTTATCCCACTGTTTCTTTATTCTATTTAGTTCATCTTCATCAAAATGGCTTTCCTTTAGAGGCTCAAGAATCATTGACTTTGGCATAGGGGGAAGAGGAAAATTAAATCTGCATATAATTTTATGCCCACCTTTCTTACAGGTCTTTGCATGTCTATGTGTTTGTAGATTTACAAGTTCTTTCATTTCATCTGACTGATCATTTTTGCATGTTATATACTTATCTACAAACTGTACAATTGTATCATTACTAGATTTCTCATACTGTGGTGCATCTTTCACCCAAAATAAGGCATGGATATGTGGTGATCCTCTTTGTTGAAATTCCACTCTATAGAAAAAGTCTACTATTTCTCCAATAGGCATTAGATTACTTTTCAAGACATCTTTAATAAACAATTGAACCATGTGTTCAAAGTTTCTAGCACATGTAACAGGGTCTTTCTGAATAAGGTCTGACTTTTGTCGCCATGTCATATTCTTAATTTCATCATCAGTATAATCTTTCTTTTCTACAAGCCTACCCAATGTTTTTAACAGATGTACCCATCTTGTTTCTGCAGCTGAGAATGAACAAAACCATGTAGGGTTACCCAACTGACGAATCATAGCAAACAAGTCTTTCTTGCATTTTTCAAAGTACGGTGGTGATCCTCTCAGATTCCTCAACACTCTAAATCCTTCATCAAGTTGAATTAGCTTATTTACATAATCATCTGATTTTAGGTCACCAGCAGTATATTTCTTGCCTTTAGTTTTGCACTTTCTTAAAGAGATACTTGCACTATTCTGAATTTGcttcatttgcaatttctttaatttataaAAGATATTAGGTACTGATTGGGCAACTCTTCT
The sequence above is a segment of the Porites lutea chromosome 3, jaPorLute2.1, whole genome shotgun sequence genome. Coding sequences within it:
- the LOC140929926 gene encoding uncharacterized protein — translated: MIRQLGNPTWFCSFSAAETRWVHLLKTLGRLVEKKDYTDDEIKNMTWRQKSDLIQKDPVTCARNFEHMVQLFIKDVLKSNLMPIGEIVDFFYRVEFQQRGSPHIHALFWVKDAPQYEKSSNDTIVQFVDKYITCKNDQSDEMKELVNLQTHRHAKTCKKGGHKIICRFNFPLPPMPKSMILEPLKESHFDEDELNRIKKQWDKIKSLLDEMKYGEDITFEAFLEKVELTESQYIETIRYSLKRPTLLLKRSPSEIRINNYNTNLLKAWRANMDLQFVLDPYACAVYILSYITKGQRGMSKLLETASKEANAGNKDIVNRVRHIGNKFLNSVEISSQEAVYLVLQMPLRRSTREFQFINTSNPDERTFLLKTLDKIKELPDNSTDIESDNIIKRYQRRPRKLEELCLANFVAWFNCVKDKHSDDSSTSCNTTETPDDFLLETNLTDNVDDDPPAENNAIEDTTEYKLKGGMKLVKRKRAKIIRSVRFNKEKEPENYYREQLMLYTPWRNEQKDLIKDCQTYQERYQQVELIVNSNKEQYDRHSDILEKAIEDLNENDNTSDDPVAPNTQHINEQDAAAKTKPSELFGCFDPGTNKQHSQYDLFDDMGILPRHNDEEELVQNRLNDSDYRQLVRSLNIKQKEFFYHVLHSIKTKDDPLALFLSGGAGVGKSTVTNALYEALMRYLNSVPGENPDEVKVLKVAPTGKAAFNIKGNTLHSAFKIPANRGFQYCTLDADRLNTISAQLKRLQVIFIDEISMVGSGMFNFLNLRLQQIMGTNTPFGALSVIAAGDLFQLKPVFDNWIFNNTNHGYGDLATNIWNEYFTLFELTEIMRQKDDKEFAEVLNRLREGNHTQNDIEVLKERILKIRPGQENYPINMTHLFSTNAQVNNHNNTIYQASHTDKAQIKCIDIVVGDMSDALKKKMKEKIPDDPSKTMGLYTVVLIAVGAKYDLTANVNVTDGMTNGAECIVEKIDYRVTNSNRPSIIWVSFPQTNIGKSHRKEYAHLYANNEHKTWTPILEITRQFKISKRNQSQVLRRQYPLRPAAAKNIHRCQGDTLNEVVVDLPSSSREHMHYVALSRVRNSSKLHILNLNGKKICISEKVKEEMARLREKPLVSCVPCLYNNDQPSRIKVLFHNVRSLRFHLDDIKCDYNVQAADINIFVETRLCHSDNNAIYEIDNFKLFRNDFCPQSNVRTAYGTAVYIKNSIKCKSEPYRCNFNDVEITVCIIHQPFPNLHIIGIYRSKAKVNLQSFITAINHVLDTVICDCNTPTVILGDFNVDLMDQCSSQCKTLINCLINQRGYTQLLNQYTTDYRTQIDHIYTNIPNDVQSVGVLESYYSDHKPVYVCFA